The proteins below come from a single Aegilops tauschii subsp. strangulata cultivar AL8/78 chromosome 6, Aet v6.0, whole genome shotgun sequence genomic window:
- the LOC109740024 gene encoding uncharacterized protein, with protein MALRNLAAKLRIPTSAAARLPSPPTPAAFRLPSDPSVPPPSVSRLESARDWYQFQRARYDDVTREFRNFRLEVVWSERVANLLDLAYKVGCPIVVGGVVMKGIAYRVLAYQKM; from the exons ATGGCGCTGCGCAACCTGGCCGCGAAGTTGCGGATCCCCACCTCTGCTGCTgcccggctcccgtcgccccccacccctGCTGCTTTCCGGCTCCCATCGGACCCTAGCGTTCCGCCGCCGTCCGTTTCTCGGCTCGAG AGCGCCAGAGACTGGTACCAGTTCCAGCGGGCACGTTATGATGATGTGACAAGAGAGTTTAGAAACTTCAG GCTTGAGGTTGTGTGGTCTGAAAGGGTGGCTAACCTGCTTGATTTGGCTTACAAGGTGGGTTGTCCTATTGTCGTTGGTGGTGTGGTCATGAAAGGGATTGCCTATCGGGTGCTTGCCTATCAGAAGATGTGA